A region from the Salifodinibacter halophilus genome encodes:
- a CDS encoding protoheme IX farnesyltransferase yields the protein MAKTKPAHTGDWSQRLGDYYELCKPRVVMLIVFTAIIGMLLAAPGVVPIAPFVFGTLGITLMAASAAAVNQILDRRVDAHMARTNKRPIVTGHIDMPRAIAFAVLLGASGMAVLLTLVNALTAWLTLATLVGYAGIYTVYLKRATPQNIVIGGASGAAPPLLGWAAMTGEVGIDALVLFLIIFVWTPPHFWALAIERYTEYADADIPMLPVTHGVEHTRTQVLVYSVVLFVVSLLPFAVGMSGWLYLIATIGLSGWFVFHAVRLKFARRSGLGMRMFGYSIIYLMALFLALLLDHYLAWFIA from the coding sequence ATGGCCAAGACAAAACCCGCACACACCGGCGACTGGTCGCAACGCCTCGGCGACTATTACGAGCTGTGCAAACCCCGCGTGGTGATGCTGATTGTCTTCACGGCGATCATCGGCATGCTGCTCGCGGCGCCGGGCGTTGTGCCGATCGCTCCGTTCGTGTTCGGCACGCTCGGCATCACGCTGATGGCCGCCTCAGCTGCGGCCGTTAATCAGATTCTGGATCGGCGCGTGGATGCGCACATGGCGCGCACCAATAAGCGGCCGATCGTCACGGGGCATATTGATATGCCCCGTGCGATCGCTTTTGCGGTGTTGCTTGGCGCCTCGGGGATGGCGGTCTTGTTGACACTGGTCAATGCGCTGACAGCTTGGCTCACCCTGGCGACGCTTGTCGGCTATGCTGGGATTTATACGGTCTACTTGAAGCGTGCTACACCGCAGAATATCGTCATCGGCGGTGCCTCGGGCGCGGCGCCGCCGCTGCTCGGCTGGGCTGCGATGACAGGCGAAGTCGGTATCGACGCGCTTGTGTTGTTTCTAATCATCTTTGTGTGGACGCCGCCGCATTTCTGGGCGCTGGCCATCGAGCGCTATACCGAATACGCCGACGCCGACATCCCGATGTTGCCGGTCACCCATGGCGTCGAGCACACGCGGACGCAGGTGCTCGTTTATAGCGTTGTACTGTTTGTGGTGTCGTTGCTGCCGTTTGCCGTCGGCATGAGTGGCTGGCTGTACCTGATCGCGACCATCGGCTTATCTGGTTGGTTCGTTTTTCACGCTGTTCGTTTGAAATTCGCGCGGCGGTCAGGCCTCGGTATGCGGATGTTTGGTTATTCCATCATCTATCTAATGGCGCTGTTTCTAGCGTTGTTGCTCGATCACTACCTCGCGTGGTTCATCGCGTAG
- the rph gene encoding ribonuclease PH: MVDDLRAIELQRGFTQNADGSVLVSFGNTRVICTASVEERVPPWLRGTNRGWLTAEYGMLPGSTGERTGREAARGKQGGRTVEIQRLIGRSLRAVLDLEAFGPRTITIDCDVIQADGGTRTASITGGYVALVDAVQKLMARGRLKSNPIHGQIAAVSVGIYAGQPVLDLDYAEDSRAETDMNVVMNEAGGFIEIQGTAEGHAFTRAESDALLDLATSGNQALIAHQNQVLADG, translated from the coding sequence ATGGTCGACGATCTACGAGCAATCGAGTTACAGCGCGGTTTTACCCAAAACGCCGATGGCTCGGTGCTGGTCTCCTTCGGCAATACTCGGGTCATCTGCACCGCCAGCGTCGAAGAGCGCGTGCCGCCCTGGCTACGTGGCACAAACCGTGGGTGGCTAACCGCCGAATACGGTATGTTGCCGGGGTCGACGGGTGAACGAACCGGGCGCGAAGCTGCGCGTGGCAAACAAGGCGGCCGCACGGTGGAAATCCAGCGGCTAATCGGCCGTAGCCTACGCGCCGTGCTCGACCTCGAAGCGTTCGGCCCACGCACGATCACGATCGACTGCGATGTTATCCAGGCCGACGGCGGCACACGCACAGCCTCGATTACCGGTGGCTATGTCGCACTGGTGGACGCGGTGCAAAAGCTCATGGCGCGCGGCCGGCTCAAATCGAACCCGATACACGGCCAGATTGCCGCGGTCTCGGTCGGCATCTATGCGGGACAACCAGTTCTCGATCTCGACTACGCGGAAGACTCACGTGCCGAAACCGATATGAACGTGGTTATGAACGAAGCTGGCGGCTTTATTGAAATACAGGGCACGGCCGAAGGGCACGCTTTCACACGCGCCGAATCCGATGCGCTGCTCGATCTCGCGACCAGCGGCAACCAGGCTCTGATCGCGCACCAAAACCAAGTGCTGGCCGACGGCTGA
- the recG gene encoding ATP-dependent DNA helicase RecG, with amino-acid sequence MPSSSSANTKSAKADPGRPCRASDSVQTLAGVGPKLTERLTALGIVSVGDLLLHRPLRYEDRTQLTPVRQLVAGEPALVLVRVINADVRIGRRRSLCVDAEDDSGHLLIRLFHFSPSQQARFTSGAWLRLFGQPRASGFGVEMVHPEIEFVAGREEGQAFEPALVPVYPATAGLTQKRLRGLVDQALDALAKPGFWPDQLPADLAVGWGKQSPADALRLIHAPSAQADCNALIDGQHPAVARLAFEELLAHQLQLRARRQQVRGYAAPRLGDAGRGLAPLFDQLGFAPTDAQRRVIGEILADMAVAHPMLRLLQGDVGSGKTVVAAAAVLTAVENGWQAALMAPTEMLAQQHYETLSAWLEPLGVAVWRVTGKRARSDEVAQTIAAGSAGVAVGTHALFEKGVDFGRLGLCVVDEQHRFGVDQRLALTNQAGATTRPHQLIMTATPIPRTLAMSHYADLDTSTIDTLPPGRTPIATVALPNTRRDEIIERIGRAVADGRQVYWVCTLIEDSDKLEAQAAEASADLLAQALPNARIGLAHGRLANTDKQNVMTNFASGMIDVLVATTVIEVGVDVPNASLMIIENAERLGLAQLHQLRGRVGRGSVASHCVLVYQPPLSETARQRLIALRDTGDGFEIARADLALRGPGEVLGTRQTGAASFRIADLGRDQALAESAARQADDVLAYHPREAEALIERWTAATDDYVAV; translated from the coding sequence ATGCCATCCTCGTCATCGGCTAATACGAAATCGGCCAAGGCGGATCCCGGCCGTCCATGCCGGGCTAGCGATAGCGTCCAGACACTGGCCGGTGTCGGGCCGAAGCTTACCGAGCGACTGACCGCGCTCGGTATTGTCAGCGTCGGCGATCTACTACTGCACCGACCGCTTCGCTATGAAGACCGCACCCAACTAACGCCGGTGCGCCAGTTAGTCGCTGGTGAGCCGGCGTTGGTGCTCGTGCGTGTAATCAATGCCGATGTGCGGATTGGCCGCCGGCGCAGCTTATGTGTCGATGCCGAAGACGATAGCGGTCACCTGCTTATTCGTCTGTTTCATTTTTCGCCTAGTCAGCAAGCTCGATTCACCTCCGGTGCGTGGCTGCGTCTTTTCGGCCAGCCGCGTGCGAGTGGCTTTGGGGTCGAGATGGTGCACCCGGAGATTGAGTTCGTCGCCGGTCGTGAAGAAGGGCAGGCGTTCGAGCCGGCCTTGGTGCCGGTCTATCCCGCCACGGCCGGTTTAACGCAAAAACGGTTGCGAGGACTCGTTGATCAGGCGCTGGACGCGCTGGCCAAGCCCGGCTTTTGGCCTGACCAGCTGCCTGCGGACCTGGCCGTCGGCTGGGGGAAGCAGTCTCCCGCGGACGCGCTGCGTCTGATCCACGCGCCGTCGGCTCAGGCTGACTGCAACGCACTAATCGACGGGCAGCATCCCGCGGTTGCCCGTTTGGCATTCGAGGAATTGCTGGCTCATCAACTGCAACTACGCGCGCGCCGCCAACAGGTGCGAGGCTACGCTGCCCCCCGGCTCGGTGACGCTGGACGCGGCTTAGCGCCGTTGTTCGACCAACTGGGATTTGCGCCAACCGATGCGCAGCGGCGTGTGATCGGTGAGATTCTAGCCGACATGGCGGTCGCCCATCCGATGCTTCGGCTATTGCAGGGAGATGTCGGTTCCGGGAAGACCGTGGTTGCGGCGGCGGCGGTGCTAACCGCCGTTGAAAATGGCTGGCAGGCCGCGTTGATGGCGCCCACGGAAATGCTGGCCCAGCAACATTACGAGACCCTGTCTGCCTGGTTGGAACCGCTGGGCGTGGCTGTCTGGCGCGTGACCGGTAAACGCGCGCGTTCGGACGAAGTGGCTCAAACGATTGCCGCCGGGTCGGCTGGTGTGGCGGTAGGTACTCACGCGCTGTTCGAAAAAGGCGTCGATTTTGGGCGGCTCGGGTTGTGCGTGGTCGACGAACAGCACCGCTTCGGTGTCGACCAGCGATTGGCGTTGACCAATCAGGCCGGCGCCACGACACGTCCGCACCAGCTCATCATGACCGCTACGCCCATCCCGCGTACGCTGGCCATGAGCCACTATGCCGATCTCGATACCTCGACGATCGATACGTTGCCGCCGGGGCGCACGCCGATCGCCACCGTGGCATTGCCGAACACGCGGCGTGACGAGATCATCGAGCGCATTGGCCGTGCCGTGGCCGACGGCCGCCAAGTCTACTGGGTCTGCACGTTGATCGAAGACAGCGATAAGCTCGAGGCCCAAGCTGCCGAAGCCAGTGCCGACCTTCTGGCACAAGCGCTGCCGAATGCACGGATTGGGCTGGCCCACGGCCGTTTGGCCAACACCGACAAGCAAAATGTCATGACCAATTTCGCGAGCGGCATGATCGACGTGCTTGTGGCCACGACGGTCATCGAAGTTGGTGTCGATGTGCCCAATGCATCGCTTATGATCATTGAAAATGCCGAGCGGCTTGGACTTGCCCAGTTGCATCAACTGCGCGGGCGGGTTGGCCGCGGCTCGGTGGCGAGCCATTGTGTGCTGGTTTATCAGCCGCCGTTGTCGGAGACCGCGCGCCAACGTTTGATCGCACTGCGCGATACAGGCGATGGCTTCGAAATCGCGCGTGCCGATCTGGCCTTGCGTGGGCCGGGTGAGGTGCTCGGTACGCGCCAGACCGGCGCGGCCAGTTTTCGTATCGCCGATCTTGGTCGTGATCAGGCACTGGCCGAATCGGCCGCACGGCAGGCCGATGACGTATTGGCCTACCATCCGCGCGAAGCCGAAGCCCTAATCGAGCGCTGGACGGCTGCTACAGACGACTACGTTGCTGTCTAA
- a CDS encoding ComF family protein produces the protein MPLPANAAATVCSDCQRHPSFDNAVAAFTYQEPIRWLITGLKFRGRREYARLLAAGLASRIDQALEPVPDVLIPVPLHDADYRRRGFNQAELLARLIARRTGLALDCRLISRIADTPAQSTLTAKQRRTNLRGAFSCRTEIAGRRIALVDDVVTTGATAAELARELRRAGAASVSVYCVARATV, from the coding sequence GTGCCATTACCAGCCAACGCCGCTGCCACCGTTTGCAGCGATTGCCAACGCCATCCATCCTTCGATAACGCCGTCGCCGCGTTCACGTATCAAGAACCGATACGCTGGCTGATTACCGGCCTGAAATTCCGCGGCCGACGCGAATACGCGCGATTGTTGGCTGCCGGGCTTGCGAGCCGCATCGATCAGGCCCTCGAGCCGGTCCCCGATGTACTCATACCCGTGCCTTTGCACGATGCCGACTATAGGCGACGCGGCTTCAACCAGGCCGAATTGTTAGCGCGGCTGATTGCGCGTCGAACTGGCCTCGCGCTTGACTGTCGGCTTATATCGCGTATCGCCGACACTCCGGCCCAGAGCACACTGACCGCTAAGCAGCGCCGCACCAACCTGCGGGGCGCATTCTCCTGTCGCACGGAGATCGCCGGCCGGCGGATCGCGCTTGTTGACGACGTGGTGACCACGGGCGCGACCGCAGCGGAACTCGCCCGCGAACTCCGGCGAGCCGGTGCCGCAAGCGTCTCGGTTTATTGCGTAGCGCGTGCCACCGTTTAG
- the bioB gene encoding biotin synthase BioB, whose protein sequence is MTPANDIGWSFAAIADLLASPLSDLIYRAQRVHRDKFDPNSVQLSTLASIKTGACPEDCAYCPQSVRFQTHVEPEKLMPVEEVRAAAGRARAAGATRFCMGAAWRAPSDANLERVIERLEAVQAEGLETCITLGMLTARQAERLAEAGLDYYNHNLDTSPAHYERIITTRTYDDRLETLANVAEAGLKVCCGGILGMGETTNERAELIRQLATLEPQPESVPINNLIRVPGTPLADAEPIDPFDFVRVIAVARITMPGAYVRLSAGRDDMNDATQALCFLAGANSIFYGDSLLTTDNPSHRADLALLDRLGIEPETQVDARAKTNEVDAHVS, encoded by the coding sequence ATGACACCGGCTAACGATATCGGATGGTCGTTCGCTGCCATCGCTGATCTACTGGCTTCACCGCTAAGTGATCTCATCTACCGCGCGCAACGCGTGCATCGCGACAAATTCGATCCGAATTCGGTTCAACTATCGACGTTAGCTTCCATTAAGACGGGAGCTTGTCCGGAAGATTGCGCTTACTGCCCGCAGAGCGTGCGGTTCCAGACCCACGTCGAGCCCGAAAAATTGATGCCGGTCGAGGAGGTGCGGGCTGCCGCTGGCCGGGCGCGCGCCGCCGGCGCTACCCGTTTTTGCATGGGCGCGGCTTGGCGGGCGCCAAGCGACGCCAACCTCGAACGCGTCATTGAGCGTCTCGAAGCCGTCCAGGCCGAAGGATTGGAGACGTGCATCACCCTCGGCATGCTGACCGCGCGCCAAGCCGAGCGTTTGGCCGAGGCCGGGCTGGATTATTACAACCATAATCTGGATACGTCGCCGGCGCACTACGAACGGATCATCACCACACGGACCTATGACGACCGGCTAGAGACGTTGGCCAATGTGGCCGAGGCGGGATTGAAGGTCTGCTGCGGCGGCATCCTGGGGATGGGTGAGACGACCAACGAACGTGCCGAGTTAATCCGGCAATTGGCCACGCTGGAGCCGCAACCGGAAAGCGTACCCATTAACAACCTCATCCGTGTGCCTGGCACGCCACTGGCTGACGCCGAGCCGATCGACCCGTTCGATTTCGTACGCGTGATCGCCGTTGCGCGTATCACCATGCCCGGCGCCTATGTGCGTTTGTCCGCCGGGCGTGACGACATGAACGATGCCACCCAGGCGCTATGTTTCCTCGCCGGGGCCAATTCGATCTTCTACGGCGACAGCTTGTTAACCACCGATAACCCGAGCCACCGGGCTGATCTTGCGTTGCTCGACCGACTTGGGATCGAGCCTGAAACACAAGTGGATGCTCGAGCCAAGACAAACGAAGTTGATGCCCATGTATCTTAG
- the gmk gene encoding guanylate kinase: MADGNGTARGQLVVISAPSGGGKTSLTRALIDRMVERGQPARFSISHTTRAPRPGEVDGRDYFFVDEATFESMIERGAFLEYARVFDRYYGTSLAETERGLTAGEHVMLDIDWQGARQVRAKAPDAVTIFIRPPDRDELEARLRARGSEDETAIAHRLAEADEELAHADEFDHVIANDSFGRALGALDRVVDG, encoded by the coding sequence GTGGCTGACGGTAACGGAACGGCGCGCGGCCAGCTTGTCGTTATCTCGGCGCCTTCAGGCGGCGGTAAGACCAGCCTGACGCGGGCCCTGATCGACCGAATGGTCGAGCGCGGCCAACCCGCACGTTTTTCCATCTCGCACACGACCCGCGCGCCCCGGCCGGGTGAGGTCGATGGTCGTGACTATTTCTTCGTCGACGAAGCGACCTTCGAGTCGATGATCGAGCGCGGTGCGTTTCTTGAATACGCCCGCGTTTTCGATCGTTATTACGGCACGTCGTTGGCCGAGACCGAGCGTGGTCTGACAGCGGGCGAGCACGTCATGCTCGATATCGATTGGCAGGGCGCGCGCCAAGTGCGTGCGAAGGCTCCGGATGCCGTCACGATCTTCATTCGGCCGCCGGATCGGGACGAGCTGGAGGCTCGTCTGCGTGCGCGTGGCTCCGAGGACGAGACAGCCATCGCGCACCGGCTGGCCGAAGCCGACGAGGAGCTTGCGCATGCCGATGAGTTCGATCATGTCATTGCCAATGATTCGTTCGGACGCGCACTGGGCGCGCTGGATCGTGTGGTTGATGGTTGA
- a CDS encoding RidA family protein, giving the protein MSNSTAQRPINTDNAPAAIGPYSQAFAVGETVYVSGQIPLDPATGALVEGDLRAQTERVFDSLEAIAAAAGGSLSDAVRIGIYLTDMSGFGVVNEVMAERLAEPYPSRAAIGVAELPKGAAVEADAILVIG; this is encoded by the coding sequence ATGTCGAACTCTACCGCCCAGCGTCCCATCAATACGGACAATGCGCCCGCCGCAATCGGTCCATACAGCCAGGCGTTTGCCGTTGGCGAGACGGTTTACGTCTCCGGTCAAATCCCACTTGACCCGGCTACCGGCGCACTCGTCGAAGGCGATCTCCGCGCCCAGACAGAGCGCGTTTTCGATAGTCTCGAGGCGATCGCAGCGGCGGCCGGCGGTAGTTTGTCGGATGCCGTGCGTATCGGGATCTATCTGACGGATATGTCGGGCTTTGGTGTGGTTAACGAGGTCATGGCCGAGCGGCTGGCCGAGCCGTACCCGTCGCGCGCGGCGATCGGGGTCGCCGAATTGCCGAAAGGCGCCGCGGTCGAGGCCGATGCCATCCTCGTCATCGGCTAA
- a CDS encoding YicC family protein gives MAHSMTGFARQRRESSTGVIAVEVRTVNHRHLECTPKLDNGLESLEASVRERVGQRLARGRVDVSIRLEAAAGKTDITLDRSRLETVATALEQVRDKVIDCDAPDALALLNYPGVVQRAAVDADALQDEVLAALDEALDAVRERRHSEGERLVAMVRERLTELADHTAAIRDNVPAIEQTLRDRLKRRLDALDIQTDPARLEQEVALAAQRMDVAEELDRIDSHRESIAQTLAADGAIGRRLDFWLQELMREVNTIGSKTQDHTVTAHTVEAKTLVEQMREQAQNLE, from the coding sequence ATGGCCCATAGCATGACCGGATTTGCCCGCCAGCGTCGGGAATCGTCGACCGGCGTCATTGCCGTCGAAGTGCGCACCGTGAATCATCGTCACCTCGAGTGCACGCCCAAGCTCGATAATGGACTTGAGTCACTGGAAGCAAGCGTGCGCGAGCGTGTTGGTCAGCGGTTGGCCCGCGGGCGTGTGGATGTATCTATTCGCCTGGAAGCGGCCGCCGGCAAAACTGACATCACCCTCGACCGAAGTCGCCTTGAAACCGTGGCGACAGCCCTCGAGCAGGTGCGCGACAAAGTAATCGACTGCGATGCACCGGATGCGCTCGCGCTCCTGAACTATCCAGGCGTGGTCCAGCGTGCGGCCGTCGACGCCGACGCGTTGCAAGATGAAGTTCTGGCCGCGCTCGACGAGGCGCTCGATGCGGTCCGAGAACGGCGTCACAGCGAGGGCGAAAGATTAGTCGCGATGGTGCGCGAGCGACTGACCGAGCTGGCTGACCACACCGCTGCGATTCGCGACAATGTGCCGGCCATCGAACAAACGCTACGTGATCGGCTCAAGCGCCGACTCGACGCGCTGGATATCCAGACCGATCCGGCCAGGCTCGAGCAGGAAGTCGCACTCGCAGCGCAGCGTATGGATGTGGCCGAAGAACTCGATCGCATCGATAGCCATCGCGAGTCGATTGCCCAGACGCTGGCCGCTGACGGTGCGATCGGGCGGCGACTCGATTTTTGGCTGCAGGAGCTGATGCGCGAGGTCAACACGATTGGTTCCAAAACGCAGGACCACACCGTCACGGCACACACGGTGGAGGCGAAGACCCTGGTCGAGCAGATGCGCGAACAGGCGCAGAATCTCGAGTAA
- a CDS encoding bifunctional (p)ppGpp synthetase/guanosine-3',5'-bis(diphosphate) 3'-pyrophosphohydrolase: MPLPSISRVTSRIRENRISKSRGIDSLAVYLKNYLPDASIATVRQAYEFGASQHAGQYRQTGEAYIYHPLSVARILAEMRLDVTTLVAAILHDVIEDTDAVRDEVDARFGSHVAELVDGVSKLDRAQFHSRAEANAESFRKLMLAMTRDLRVILIKLADRLHNMQTLDGMSKAKRAEIARETLEIYAPIARRLGINRMREQLEELGFANLHPSRYQVLSRASRSLAGDRKSLLREIEERLSSSSAAEGINASVTGRRKNLYSIYCKMQGKKRRFLDVFDLYGVRIIVDNVDQCYRVLGIAHHLYRPITEYFNDFIATPKLNGYQSLHTTVVAHGGLKFEIQIRTREMDQIAESGVAAHWQYKLGEQAAKIGSLDANAWLGDLAELETESGDSQGFVDNLRLDLFPDEVYVFTPKGRIIRLAKGATPVDFAYAVHTELGNSCVAARIDGALAPLNTQLESGQTIEVITARHARPNAAWLHFLKSAKARNGVRAFLKNQRADKAARLGQRLLERALADLDLSLKKLSKADREHGLAQMDVASLDDLYTEIGLGQRLAPLVARHFLSDDAADQEERRQKPLAIQGTEGLVVEFGRCCHPLPGDAIHGQASVGRGLVVHRTGCTFSARQGASADRVQLTWADDVSGEYQVEVRVTARDRRGLLATLTAQVAEADCTIDDMSFPERREAVLPIQFLVSVTDRRHLARLMRQLRSVRGVEKVERR, translated from the coding sequence ATGCCGCTACCCAGCATTTCCCGTGTTACCTCCCGCATCCGCGAGAACCGGATTTCTAAAAGCCGTGGTATCGATTCGCTCGCGGTTTATCTGAAAAATTACCTGCCGGACGCGTCGATTGCCACCGTCCGCCAGGCCTACGAGTTTGGCGCGTCGCAACACGCCGGACAGTACCGCCAGACCGGCGAAGCCTATATTTACCATCCACTCTCGGTGGCCCGCATCCTCGCCGAAATGCGCTTGGATGTGACCACGCTAGTGGCGGCCATCCTCCACGACGTCATCGAAGATACCGACGCAGTGCGTGACGAAGTCGACGCGCGTTTCGGCAGCCACGTCGCGGAGTTGGTCGACGGCGTTAGCAAACTCGATCGGGCTCAGTTTCATAGCCGGGCCGAGGCCAACGCCGAGAGTTTCCGCAAGCTGATGCTGGCCATGACCCGCGACCTGCGGGTGATTCTGATTAAACTTGCCGATCGGCTGCACAACATGCAGACGCTCGACGGGATGTCCAAGGCCAAGCGTGCCGAAATCGCCCGGGAAACACTCGAGATTTATGCGCCGATCGCGCGCCGGCTCGGCATTAACCGGATGCGAGAACAGCTCGAGGAGCTGGGGTTTGCCAATCTCCATCCCAGCCGATACCAAGTGTTGTCGCGCGCCAGCCGCTCGCTTGCTGGAGACCGCAAATCGCTGCTCCGGGAGATCGAGGAACGGCTGAGCAGTTCGAGTGCGGCCGAAGGCATTAATGCCAGTGTGACCGGCCGACGCAAAAACCTCTATAGCATCTACTGCAAGATGCAGGGTAAAAAGCGTCGTTTTCTCGACGTTTTTGATCTCTATGGCGTGCGTATCATCGTCGATAACGTTGACCAATGTTATCGGGTGCTGGGGATCGCCCACCATCTGTACCGGCCGATAACCGAATATTTCAACGATTTCATCGCCACCCCGAAGCTGAACGGCTATCAATCGCTGCACACCACGGTTGTCGCCCACGGTGGACTGAAGTTCGAAATCCAGATTCGCACCCGCGAGATGGATCAGATCGCTGAATCCGGCGTGGCTGCCCACTGGCAGTACAAGCTTGGCGAACAAGCAGCCAAGATCGGCAGTCTCGATGCCAACGCCTGGCTTGGCGATCTGGCTGAACTTGAAACCGAATCCGGTGATAGTCAGGGGTTTGTCGACAACCTGCGGTTGGATTTGTTTCCAGATGAGGTCTACGTCTTCACACCCAAAGGCCGTATTATTCGTTTAGCCAAAGGGGCAACGCCGGTCGATTTCGCCTATGCGGTGCATACCGAACTCGGCAATAGTTGCGTGGCGGCCCGTATCGACGGCGCGCTTGCGCCGCTGAATACGCAGCTCGAATCCGGTCAGACGATCGAGGTCATCACTGCCCGGCACGCGCGGCCCAATGCCGCCTGGCTGCATTTTCTAAAATCTGCCAAGGCACGCAACGGCGTGCGTGCGTTTTTGAAGAATCAACGCGCCGACAAGGCAGCACGGCTTGGCCAGCGTCTACTTGAGCGCGCCCTGGCTGACCTTGATCTGTCATTGAAGAAACTTTCGAAGGCAGATCGTGAGCACGGTCTGGCCCAGATGGACGTGGCGTCGCTCGACGATTTATACACCGAAATTGGTCTTGGTCAGCGACTCGCACCGCTGGTGGCGCGGCATTTTTTATCCGACGACGCGGCCGATCAAGAAGAGCGCCGACAGAAACCGTTAGCCATCCAGGGCACCGAAGGCCTGGTCGTGGAATTCGGTAGGTGTTGCCATCCGCTACCCGGCGATGCCATTCACGGCCAGGCCAGTGTCGGCCGTGGCCTGGTTGTGCACCGCACGGGGTGCACGTTTTCCGCGCGCCAAGGGGCGTCGGCCGATCGCGTTCAGTTGACCTGGGCGGATGACGTGAGTGGCGAGTACCAGGTCGAAGTCCGCGTCACCGCGCGTGATCGGCGTGGTCTGCTGGCGACGCTGACCGCCCAGGTTGCCGAAGCGGACTGTACTATCGACGATATGTCGTTTCCGGAACGCCGAGAAGCCGTGCTACCGATCCAGTTTCTCGTCTCTGTTACCGATCGGCGACATCTAGCGCGCCTGATGCGCCAATTGCGCAGCGTGCGTGGCGTCGAAAAAGTCGAACGACGCTAG
- the rdgB gene encoding RdgB/HAM1 family non-canonical purine NTP pyrophosphatase, producing MSTPATWVLASANKGKAAEMHTMLAGHDITLVSMAEFDVASPAEQAITFVENALTKARTVAKATGRPALADDSGLCVDALGGAPGIYSARYAGVHGDDDANNERLLNELAHVSESERTAAFHATIVVCQSENDPAPLIAQGVWRGHIATTARGDHGFGYDPLFIDRQSGLGAAEMTPELKNQRSHRSRACRRLLELLDD from the coding sequence ATGTCCACCCCGGCAACCTGGGTCCTGGCCTCCGCCAATAAGGGCAAGGCCGCGGAGATGCACACGATGCTGGCCGGACACGACATCACGCTGGTGTCGATGGCCGAATTCGATGTTGCATCCCCCGCGGAACAGGCCATCACATTCGTCGAAAACGCACTCACCAAGGCGCGCACGGTGGCCAAGGCTACCGGCCGCCCCGCGCTTGCTGACGACTCCGGGTTATGTGTCGATGCACTCGGTGGCGCCCCCGGTATTTACTCGGCACGTTATGCCGGGGTACACGGTGACGACGACGCCAACAACGAACGGCTTCTCAACGAGCTGGCCCACGTCTCCGAATCCGAGCGCACCGCCGCATTCCACGCCACGATTGTCGTCTGTCAGAGCGAGAACGACCCAGCGCCTCTGATCGCGCAGGGCGTCTGGCGCGGGCATATCGCCACCACCGCGCGCGGCGATCACGGCTTTGGCTACGACCCACTTTTCATCGACCGTCAGTCGGGCCTCGGCGCGGCCGAGATGACGCCCGAGCTAAAAAACCAGCGCAGTCACCGGAGCCGGGCGTGCCGACGACTTCTAGAGCTGCTCGATGACTGA
- the rpoZ gene encoding DNA-directed RNA polymerase subunit omega has product MARVTVEDCMARLGNQFELTAVASKQARQLARGADATLDWEEDKPTVMALREIAAGHVDNGVLEKTDLPPVMPSSDTPPQPPGPTPEELEADELSSGKPLEDLESELGGGSAAKGAQSSSNEASASEGTQGQASDQSES; this is encoded by the coding sequence ATGGCACGAGTAACCGTCGAAGACTGCATGGCGCGGCTCGGCAATCAATTCGAGTTGACCGCTGTGGCCAGTAAACAGGCACGGCAATTGGCGCGTGGCGCCGATGCGACGCTGGACTGGGAAGAAGACAAACCGACAGTGATGGCGCTAAGAGAAATCGCGGCCGGTCATGTCGACAACGGCGTTCTGGAAAAGACTGATCTGCCGCCAGTTATGCCGAGCTCCGATACGCCGCCGCAGCCGCCGGGTCCCACGCCGGAAGAGCTTGAGGCCGACGAGCTGTCCAGCGGCAAACCGCTCGAAGATCTCGAAAGCGAATTGGGCGGCGGGTCTGCCGCCAAGGGCGCACAAAGCTCGTCGAACGAAGCCAGCGCGAGCGAAGGCACACAGGGTCAGGCGAGCGACCAATCCGAGAGTTAG